A genome region from Hymenobacter tibetensis includes the following:
- a CDS encoding T9SS-dependent M36 family metallopeptidase, with protein MKTCFTPTSCRPLVVAALLALPGLAAAQSTPLNSALQQLSGQYTKLGLTQADVANPAVTSSYTDADAGVTHVYLRQRYQGIEIYGAEADMHLDRNQKVVALNSAFLPNVTNAARAAATAPTLTSVQAVAAAARVLSLPAPSGLAITKAGTPAEGMVFNEGGISLDPIAVKLMYQARPSGELVLVWDVTIAPQKGDHYWNVRVNAQTGQLFDKTDFTVSEPVDFQELTQRALSTAAWPQPQATSPTATPNSYNVYPLTVESPIYGPRQLVVNPADPTYSPYGWHDTNGVAGAEFTITRGNNVHAYEDRASRNGNPVGYSPDGGADLSFDFPFDQTAAPLVYRDAAITNLFYWNNLVHDVMAYKGFNEVSGNFQVTNYTGTGLGNDDVRAEAQDGGGVNNANFSTPVDGLRPRMQMYLWPGGFGSITAPATIAGSLSMRGTAYGRTLTATGPITGNVVLANDGSSNPPRACAPLLNGAAINGNIALVYRGGTCSTPTKIRNAQNAGARLVLISDSIPNTAIANYGGATDTVGIRIPSVAISKADGDKIRGALTAGVTVTVNVNGITRDGDFDNGVIAHEYGHGISNRLTGGPANSNCLGNAEQMGEGWSDFFGLWMTTKPGDQGFTPRGIGNYVTGAATDGYGIRPQRYSTDFAVNNQTYANIGVAPYTAVHAIGSVWAATLWDLNWKMVEKYGYNRNLKAATGGNNIALKLVMDGLKLQVCRPGFLDGRDAILRADSIYNNKANTYQIWQVFARRGMGVDAVQGSSNLLTDQVAGYLIPTRVLATQSQQQRDQLLELYPNPANSELTVKLPVSSKTPVQVSVVDMLGKTVQTSATPSSELQRGLRLNTTALAPGLYIVQLRSDAGSFTKKVLIQH; from the coding sequence ATGAAAACATGCTTTACGCCAACTAGCTGCCGTCCTTTGGTCGTGGCTGCGTTGCTTGCGCTGCCTGGCTTAGCCGCAGCCCAATCCACTCCGCTGAACAGCGCCTTGCAGCAGCTCAGCGGCCAGTACACCAAGCTTGGCCTCACCCAGGCCGACGTCGCCAACCCGGCCGTCACCAGCTCCTACACCGATGCCGATGCGGGCGTAACGCACGTGTATTTGCGGCAGCGGTATCAGGGCATTGAAATTTATGGGGCGGAAGCCGACATGCACCTCGACCGCAACCAGAAGGTGGTGGCCCTGAACAGCGCTTTTCTGCCCAACGTAACTAACGCAGCCCGGGCCGCGGCCACAGCTCCCACGCTCACCTCAGTGCAGGCCGTAGCCGCGGCAGCACGCGTGCTAAGCTTGCCTGCCCCTAGCGGCTTGGCCATCACCAAGGCAGGTACGCCCGCCGAGGGCATGGTCTTTAATGAAGGCGGCATTTCGCTGGACCCCATTGCCGTGAAGCTGATGTATCAGGCGCGCCCCAGCGGCGAGTTGGTGCTCGTGTGGGACGTAACGATTGCGCCCCAGAAAGGCGACCATTACTGGAATGTGCGCGTGAATGCTCAAACCGGCCAGTTGTTCGACAAAACCGACTTCACGGTTTCCGAGCCCGTCGACTTTCAAGAACTAACGCAGCGCGCCCTTTCCACGGCCGCCTGGCCTCAGCCGCAAGCTACCAGCCCAACGGCTACGCCTAACAGCTACAACGTGTATCCGCTGACTGTGGAAAGCCCCATCTACGGTCCCCGGCAACTGGTAGTGAACCCCGCCGACCCTACGTACTCGCCCTACGGCTGGCACGATACCAACGGCGTAGCAGGAGCCGAATTCACCATTACGCGCGGCAACAACGTGCACGCCTACGAAGACCGCGCCAGCCGCAACGGCAACCCCGTGGGCTACAGCCCCGACGGCGGTGCCGACTTGAGCTTCGACTTCCCCTTCGATCAGACGGCGGCGCCCCTAGTGTATCGGGACGCGGCCATCACCAACCTGTTCTACTGGAACAACCTCGTGCACGACGTGATGGCCTACAAAGGCTTCAACGAAGTGAGCGGCAACTTCCAGGTCACCAACTACACCGGCACCGGCCTCGGCAACGACGACGTGCGGGCCGAAGCTCAGGACGGCGGCGGCGTCAACAACGCCAACTTCTCGACGCCCGTCGATGGCCTGCGCCCCCGCATGCAGATGTACCTCTGGCCCGGTGGCTTTGGTAGCATTACGGCTCCAGCCACCATTGCGGGCTCCTTATCGATGCGCGGCACGGCGTACGGCCGTACGCTAACCGCCACTGGCCCTATCACCGGCAACGTGGTACTCGCCAACGACGGTTCTTCCAACCCACCACGCGCCTGCGCGCCGCTACTCAACGGAGCCGCCATCAATGGCAACATTGCGTTGGTGTATCGGGGCGGCACTTGCTCCACACCCACCAAAATTCGGAACGCCCAGAATGCCGGGGCCCGTTTGGTACTGATTTCCGATAGTATTCCGAACACGGCTATTGCCAACTACGGCGGTGCTACCGACACGGTGGGTATCCGCATCCCATCGGTAGCTATTTCCAAAGCCGATGGCGACAAAATCAGAGGCGCTCTTACTGCGGGCGTCACGGTTACGGTGAACGTGAACGGTATCACGCGCGACGGCGACTTCGACAACGGCGTAATTGCCCACGAGTACGGCCATGGTATCTCCAACCGCCTCACCGGCGGGCCTGCTAACTCCAACTGCCTCGGCAACGCCGAGCAGATGGGCGAAGGCTGGAGCGACTTCTTCGGCTTGTGGATGACCACCAAGCCCGGCGACCAGGGCTTCACGCCCCGCGGCATTGGCAACTACGTAACCGGCGCCGCTACCGATGGCTACGGCATCCGTCCGCAGCGCTACTCCACGGACTTCGCCGTGAACAACCAAACCTACGCCAACATTGGAGTAGCCCCGTACACGGCTGTGCACGCCATCGGCTCGGTATGGGCTGCTACGCTTTGGGATTTGAACTGGAAGATGGTGGAGAAGTACGGCTACAACCGCAACCTGAAAGCGGCTACCGGCGGCAACAACATCGCCCTCAAGCTGGTAATGGACGGCCTAAAGCTGCAAGTGTGCCGCCCCGGCTTCCTCGACGGCCGCGACGCCATCCTGCGGGCCGACTCGATCTACAACAACAAAGCCAACACGTACCAGATCTGGCAGGTGTTTGCCCGCCGCGGCATGGGTGTTGATGCCGTGCAGGGTTCTAGCAACCTGCTCACCGACCAAGTGGCCGGCTACCTGATTCCGACCCGCGTGCTGGCTACCCAGTCGCAGCAGCAGCGCGACCAGTTGCTCGAACTGTATCCAAACCCCGCCAA
- a CDS encoding flavin monoamine oxidase family protein, which yields MNPTTTPDFKARTPLLRALQRAFGLAVVANEPGAPSAHELADMATSQSRRDFLVTTTKMGLLVGAGGLLAACETEVVEPESLSGQTAFDAKGSQPRIVVVGAGIAGLNCAYQLRKLGLRADIYEASSRTGGRIFTATDLMAPGLTTELGGEFIDSGHRDMLQLAREFNLPLYDVQAPSETVLTKDAYYFNGRHYTVGQVIQAFQPYARQVATDIRALPNTITYDNLTPAAARFDQLSIAQYFDTLGMTGLIRELLEVAYLTEYGLEVNQQSAINFLWLFSADTHKGAFDIFGESDERYKIQGGNQRLTDALAQQLAGQLKVGHRLTRLAQNAAREYVLTFELASTQTIEVVADYVVLTLPFTVLRQLDLQLALPAWKTNAIHNLGYGTNAKLFLGFNGRPWRTEGDTGYIFTDQPVQTGWDSGQLQPTRQSAYTVYLGGQEGMAVGAGTPQSQVQRYLPVLEAVWPAARGTYNGRAERMHWPTHPYTLGSYACYKPGQFSTIAGAERKPVGNLFFAGEHCSAWYQGYMNGAAETGRMAADEVRAAVRGNHTALLRRLRQRESVLA from the coding sequence ATGAACCCAACAACTACTCCTGATTTCAAAGCACGTACTCCACTATTGCGGGCCCTGCAACGGGCCTTTGGCCTCGCCGTGGTTGCCAACGAGCCGGGCGCACCCTCTGCCCACGAGCTAGCCGATATGGCTACCAGCCAAAGCCGCCGCGACTTCCTCGTTACTACCACCAAAATGGGGTTGCTGGTAGGGGCCGGTGGCTTGCTCGCCGCCTGTGAAACCGAAGTGGTTGAGCCCGAATCTTTGTCGGGGCAAACTGCCTTCGACGCGAAAGGTTCGCAACCGCGCATTGTGGTGGTAGGGGCCGGCATAGCGGGGCTGAACTGCGCGTACCAGCTCCGCAAGCTTGGGTTGCGGGCCGATATTTATGAAGCCAGCAGCCGCACTGGGGGCCGCATCTTCACCGCCACCGACCTGATGGCTCCCGGCCTTACCACCGAACTGGGCGGCGAGTTTATTGACAGCGGCCACCGCGACATGCTGCAACTAGCGCGGGAGTTCAACCTGCCGCTCTACGACGTGCAGGCCCCCAGCGAAACGGTGCTTACCAAGGACGCCTACTACTTCAACGGGCGGCACTACACCGTGGGGCAGGTAATTCAGGCCTTTCAACCGTATGCCCGCCAGGTAGCCACCGACATCCGGGCCCTGCCCAACACCATCACCTACGACAACCTAACGCCGGCCGCCGCCCGCTTCGACCAGCTATCCATTGCGCAGTATTTCGATACGCTGGGCATGACGGGGCTGATCCGGGAACTGCTGGAGGTAGCCTACCTCACCGAGTATGGCTTGGAGGTAAACCAACAGTCGGCCATCAACTTTTTGTGGCTGTTCTCGGCCGATACCCACAAGGGGGCCTTCGATATTTTCGGAGAAAGCGACGAGCGGTACAAGATTCAGGGCGGCAACCAGCGCCTCACCGATGCCCTGGCGCAGCAGCTTGCCGGGCAACTCAAGGTCGGGCACCGACTGACTCGGTTAGCCCAGAACGCCGCCCGGGAGTATGTGCTCACCTTCGAGTTGGCCTCCACACAAACCATTGAGGTAGTGGCCGACTATGTGGTGCTCACGCTGCCTTTTACGGTGCTCCGGCAGCTAGATCTGCAACTGGCCCTGCCAGCCTGGAAAACCAATGCCATCCACAACTTAGGCTACGGCACCAATGCCAAGCTGTTTCTGGGTTTCAACGGCCGCCCGTGGCGCACCGAAGGCGATACCGGCTACATCTTCACCGACCAGCCCGTGCAGACCGGCTGGGATTCCGGCCAACTGCAACCCACTAGGCAGTCGGCGTACACGGTGTACCTGGGTGGGCAGGAAGGTATGGCAGTGGGCGCTGGCACGCCACAGTCGCAGGTGCAGCGGTACCTGCCGGTGCTGGAAGCGGTGTGGCCCGCCGCCCGCGGCACCTACAACGGGCGAGCCGAGCGCATGCACTGGCCGACGCATCCGTACACGCTGGGCAGCTACGCCTGCTACAAACCAGGGCAGTTCAGCACCATTGCCGGGGCTGAGCGCAAGCCGGTTGGTAACCTCTTCTTTGCCGGCGAGCATTGCAGCGCCTGGTACCAAGGCTACATGAACGGCGCCGCCGAAACGGGGCGCATGGCCGCCGATGAGGTGCGAGCTGCTGTGCGCGGCAACCATACGGCGCTGCTGCGCCGCCTCCGGCAGCGAGAATCTGTGCTGGCGTAG
- a CDS encoding SDR family oxidoreductase produces MRKNELRNATVVITGASSGIGRATALAFARQGARLVLAARREAVLHEVVLECEQLGATALAVPTDVTNATAVQHLAETAARVGGGIDIWINNAGAGAIGPFSTIPLAVHEQVIRVNLFGSLYGAYAVLPYFRQQGYGTLLNVISLGAWLPEPYTVAYSASKYGLRGLMDTLRTELTLEPNIHVCDVHPAYIDTPGFQHGANYTGRLIKPAPPVFPAQQVAAALVRLAQHPRPTTMVGWSGPGLRLLYRLAPAATRWSSMRLLNYYLRQAEPAPITEGSLFTPTPARHGTDISGGWRRPASASGGAKWVGAVALAAGAYAWWRSRTPGKQAT; encoded by the coding sequence ATGAGAAAGAACGAGCTACGCAACGCAACTGTGGTAATTACGGGCGCTTCCAGCGGCATAGGGCGCGCTACCGCGCTGGCATTTGCTCGCCAGGGCGCCCGGCTGGTATTGGCAGCGCGGCGCGAAGCAGTACTGCACGAAGTAGTGCTGGAGTGCGAACAGCTCGGCGCTACCGCCTTGGCCGTACCCACTGACGTGACCAATGCCACGGCCGTACAGCACCTCGCCGAAACGGCCGCCAGGGTTGGGGGTGGCATTGATATTTGGATCAACAATGCCGGGGCCGGCGCCATCGGGCCCTTCTCCACCATTCCGTTGGCCGTGCATGAGCAGGTGATACGCGTCAATTTATTTGGCTCCCTGTATGGGGCCTACGCCGTGCTGCCCTACTTTCGGCAGCAAGGATACGGCACCCTGCTCAACGTTATTTCCTTGGGGGCCTGGCTGCCCGAACCGTACACCGTGGCCTACAGCGCCAGCAAATACGGTCTGCGGGGCCTCATGGACACGCTGCGTACCGAGCTAACCCTGGAACCCAACATCCACGTCTGCGACGTGCACCCCGCCTACATCGATACGCCCGGTTTCCAGCACGGCGCCAACTACACGGGCCGCCTGATCAAGCCGGCCCCGCCGGTGTTTCCAGCCCAGCAGGTGGCGGCGGCACTTGTGCGCCTGGCGCAGCACCCTCGCCCTACCACCATGGTAGGCTGGAGCGGCCCCGGCTTGCGCCTACTCTACCGGCTGGCCCCGGCGGCCACTCGCTGGAGCAGCATGCGCCTGCTCAACTACTATCTGCGCCAAGCCGAGCCCGCGCCTATTACGGAGGGCAGCCTTTTCACACCCACCCCCGCCCGCCACGGCACCGACATTTCCGGTGGCTGGCGTCGGCCTGCTTCTGCTTCCGGCGGCGCTAAGTGGGTGGGGGCCGTGGCGCTAGCGGCGGGTGCGTATGCGTGGTGGCGCTCCCGCACACCAGGAAAGCAAGCAACCTGA
- a CDS encoding class I SAM-dependent methyltransferase — translation MLPLPSFAEEFFRDPATVGSLIPSSRELTNKVVEPIDFASAKCIVEYGPGTGVFTDRLVELRRPETVLVLVEVNERFVQLLQERYAGQPNVHVLHCSADQTGPELQRLGIQGADYVVCGLPFSSLPLTLGWRILDHTRQLLLPDGKLILFQYSQQNKKLFEKFFHLLEEGHVLLNLPPAYVMVYAPNTEEPLHDAEATESGS, via the coding sequence ATGTTGCCCTTGCCCTCGTTTGCCGAAGAGTTTTTTCGCGACCCCGCCACGGTCGGCTCCCTGATACCTAGTTCCCGCGAGCTGACCAACAAAGTGGTGGAGCCTATTGATTTTGCCAGTGCCAAGTGCATTGTGGAGTACGGGCCGGGTACGGGCGTGTTCACCGACCGGCTGGTTGAGCTGCGGCGGCCGGAAACAGTGCTTGTGCTGGTGGAAGTGAACGAGCGGTTTGTGCAGCTCCTGCAAGAACGCTACGCGGGCCAACCCAACGTGCACGTGCTGCATTGCTCCGCCGACCAAACCGGGCCGGAACTGCAGCGGCTGGGCATCCAGGGCGCGGACTATGTGGTGTGTGGACTGCCATTTTCCTCGCTGCCCCTGACCCTGGGCTGGCGTATCCTCGACCACACCCGGCAACTGCTGCTGCCGGATGGCAAGCTGATTCTGTTTCAGTATTCCCAGCAGAATAAGAAGCTGTTTGAAAAGTTCTTTCACCTGCTCGAAGAAGGGCACGTGCTGTTGAACTTGCCACCCGCCTATGTTATGGTGTATGCCCCCAACACCGAGGAGCCTCTCCACGACGCAGAAGCCACGGAATCAGGTAGCTAG
- a CDS encoding amidohydrolase family protein, whose amino-acid sequence MAFAFQRLHFFLTACCLPTAAVTGWAQQFTPQVETYIKVQGLGPIALTDAKVIDGTGRPAQLHQTVVLEQGRIVQVGPTKKVKVPAGAQVVNCTGKTLIPGLVMLHEHLYYTMPVGGYFNIAQMPYSFPRLYLAGGATTIRTAGSIEPQTDLAVRRMIGEGKLIGPDMEITAPYIEEPALDIPALNTIKGPEEAAAATIFWANKGCRSFKMYMHATRADLTAVLREAHARQLKVTGHLCAITYREAAELGIDNLEHGFMASSDFAANKAPDVADYPAARKGLLELPVGSPAMKSLIGLLIAKRVALTSTLPVFEPYTNREVVLGGGLEALIPQLQERETATWQQNQLKDTASTRLFKKEMAWEKQFYDAGGLLVSGTDPTGAGRTVAGYANRRQLELLVEAGFTAVEAIKISTLNGAKYLGRDKEIGSIEVGKQADLVLIDGDPEQNINQVRKMEVVFKKGVGFDSVKLFESMKGKVGLN is encoded by the coding sequence ATGGCCTTTGCTTTCCAACGACTGCATTTCTTTCTTACGGCGTGTTGCCTGCCTACCGCGGCCGTTACGGGCTGGGCGCAGCAGTTTACGCCCCAAGTGGAAACCTATATCAAAGTGCAAGGGCTCGGGCCTATTGCCCTGACTGATGCCAAAGTGATAGACGGGACCGGGCGGCCCGCGCAGCTTCACCAAACCGTTGTGCTGGAGCAAGGGCGCATCGTGCAAGTAGGCCCCACTAAAAAAGTGAAGGTGCCGGCGGGGGCGCAGGTTGTCAACTGCACCGGCAAAACCCTAATTCCGGGCCTCGTGATGCTGCACGAGCACCTGTACTACACCATGCCGGTAGGCGGCTACTTCAACATTGCGCAGATGCCGTACTCGTTTCCGCGCCTCTACCTGGCCGGGGGCGCCACTACCATCCGGACTGCCGGCAGCATCGAGCCCCAGACCGATCTGGCAGTGCGGCGCATGATAGGGGAAGGAAAGCTCATCGGGCCCGATATGGAAATAACCGCCCCCTACATCGAAGAGCCCGCCCTGGACATTCCGGCGCTGAACACCATCAAAGGCCCCGAGGAGGCAGCGGCCGCCACCATCTTCTGGGCCAACAAAGGCTGCCGATCCTTTAAGATGTACATGCACGCCACCCGCGCCGACCTAACCGCCGTGCTGCGGGAGGCGCACGCGCGTCAGCTGAAAGTAACGGGCCACTTGTGCGCCATCACCTACCGCGAAGCGGCCGAGTTGGGCATCGATAACCTGGAGCACGGGTTTATGGCCAGCTCGGACTTTGCCGCCAACAAAGCCCCCGACGTAGCCGATTATCCGGCTGCCCGCAAGGGGTTGCTGGAGTTGCCGGTGGGTAGCCCGGCCATGAAAAGCTTAATTGGTTTGCTGATTGCCAAACGGGTGGCGCTGACGTCTACCTTGCCCGTGTTCGAGCCTTACACCAACCGGGAAGTGGTGCTCGGGGGCGGTTTGGAAGCCCTGATTCCGCAGCTGCAAGAGCGCGAAACCGCCACCTGGCAGCAAAACCAGCTGAAGGATACGGCCAGCACGCGGCTGTTTAAAAAAGAAATGGCCTGGGAAAAGCAGTTCTATGATGCCGGGGGCCTGCTAGTGTCCGGCACCGACCCCACCGGCGCGGGCCGCACCGTGGCCGGGTATGCCAACCGGCGGCAGCTAGAGTTGCTGGTGGAGGCTGGTTTTACTGCCGTGGAGGCCATCAAAATCAGCACCCTAAACGGAGCCAAGTACTTGGGCCGCGACAAAGAAATCGGCTCCATTGAAGTAGGCAAGCAAGCCGACCTAGTACTCATTGATGGGGACCCGGAGCAGAACATCAACCAGGTGCGGAAAATGGAAGTGGTCTTCAAGAAAGGCGTAGGCTTTGATTCCGTTAAGCTCTTCGAGTCGATGAAAGGAAAAGTAGGGTTGAACTAG